The following proteins come from a genomic window of Micromonospora echinofusca:
- a CDS encoding helix-turn-helix domain-containing protein, with product MSERRSPTIRRRRLGAELRRQRETAGITIEAVAEQLECSASKVSRIETGHTTATPRDVRDMLRIYGVVGAESDELVQIAREARQKGWWHPYSTVLVGAYVGLEAAASSIRAYEQQVVPGLLETEEYAGAMIRAARPDFTPEQVQQRVRVRLGRQSLLTQDDPVDLWVVLDEAVVSRPVGGDEVMRDQLKHLVEVAELPNVTLQILPFAVGAHAGMDGTFTILSFPEPGDPDVVYAENATGGLFLEKSDELQKYSFIFDHVRAAAIRPEESIAHIAKLAEEPLWKWRPMGSPWT from the coding sequence GTGAGCGAGCGGCGCAGCCCCACCATCCGACGTCGTCGCCTCGGCGCCGAACTGCGTCGGCAGCGGGAGACGGCGGGGATCACCATCGAGGCGGTCGCCGAGCAGTTGGAGTGCTCGGCGTCGAAGGTCTCGCGGATCGAGACCGGCCACACCACGGCCACCCCGCGCGACGTGCGGGACATGCTGCGGATCTACGGCGTGGTGGGTGCCGAGAGCGACGAGCTGGTGCAGATCGCCCGGGAGGCGCGGCAGAAGGGCTGGTGGCACCCCTACAGCACGGTGCTGGTCGGCGCGTACGTCGGGCTGGAGGCCGCGGCCAGCTCGATCCGGGCGTACGAGCAGCAGGTGGTGCCCGGGCTGCTGGAGACCGAGGAGTACGCGGGTGCGATGATCCGGGCCGCCCGGCCTGACTTCACGCCGGAGCAGGTGCAGCAACGGGTGCGTGTCCGTCTGGGCCGTCAGTCGTTGTTGACGCAGGATGATCCGGTCGATCTGTGGGTGGTGCTCGATGAGGCGGTGGTAAGCCGTCCGGTGGGCGGGGACGAGGTAATGCGTGACCAGCTCAAACACCTGGTCGAGGTGGCGGAACTGCCGAACGTGACGCTCCAGATCCTGCCGTTCGCGGTGGGGGCGCACGCCGGCATGGACGGCACCTTCACGATCCTCAGCTTCCCTGAGCCCGGTGATCCGGATGTCGTGTACGCGGAGAATGCCACGGGTGGGCTCTTCCTGGAGAAGAGTGACGAACTGCAGAAGTACAGCTTCATCTTCGATCACGTCCGAGCGGCGGCCATTCGTCCGGAGGAGTCCATCGCACACATCGCGAAACTGGCAGAGGAGCCGTTGTGGAAATGGCGACCAATGGGTTCCCCGTGGACCTGA
- a CDS encoding PASTA domain-containing protein encodes MSDDRREPSAGEHDDQTRPLPPPGDAPTGPEPDRTQPLPRPDRRAADAGDATRPVPVDGTAPLDRTAAMPATWSGRAEVRPAGPADQPEAEWYAEDQGARRWWLPILWGVIVLLLVGLLGVGLWLALQSGDDDPSGPEPSPSPSVTRASPTTPAPTSAAPTSASPSASPSPSAPVELPMPPVVNLPLATAQAILDDVGLGHRVEYETSDRPAGTVIRSEPEAGELVPRDEEVTLVVAREAASPTDGVTPSVEPTATR; translated from the coding sequence ACGACCAGACCCGCCCGCTGCCTCCGCCGGGCGATGCCCCGACCGGGCCGGAACCCGACCGTACGCAGCCACTGCCGCGCCCCGACCGGCGTGCCGCGGATGCCGGCGACGCCACCCGGCCGGTGCCCGTCGACGGCACCGCCCCGCTGGACCGTACGGCAGCCATGCCGGCGACGTGGTCGGGCCGGGCGGAGGTGCGGCCCGCCGGTCCGGCCGACCAGCCGGAGGCCGAGTGGTACGCCGAGGACCAGGGCGCGCGGCGTTGGTGGCTGCCGATCCTGTGGGGCGTGATCGTGCTGCTGCTGGTCGGCCTCCTCGGCGTCGGGCTGTGGCTGGCCCTCCAGTCGGGGGACGACGACCCGAGCGGGCCGGAGCCGTCGCCGTCGCCGTCGGTGACCCGCGCGTCGCCGACCACTCCGGCACCGACCTCGGCCGCCCCCACCAGCGCGTCGCCCTCGGCGTCCCCGTCGCCCTCGGCGCCGGTGGAACTGCCGATGCCGCCGGTGGTGAACCTGCCGCTGGCGACGGCGCAGGCCATCCTGGACGACGTCGGGCTGGGCCACCGGGTGGAGTACGAGACGTCCGACCGTCCCGCCGGCACGGTGATCCGCAGCGAGCCGGAGGCGGGGGAGCTGGTGCCGCGGGACGAGGAGGTCACGCTGGTGGTGGCCCGCGAGGCCGCCTCGCCGACCGACGGGGTCACGCCGTCGGTCGAACCGACCGCCACCCGGTGA
- a CDS encoding DUF397 domain-containing protein, with translation MATNGFPVDLTQATWFKSSKSGPNCDNCVEVAYVTGAVGVRDSKDKTGPALVFAPGDWHAFVAGTRGGVFDKG, from the coding sequence ATGGCGACCAATGGGTTCCCCGTGGACCTGACGCAGGCGACGTGGTTCAAGAGCTCGAAGAGCGGGCCGAACTGCGACAACTGCGTGGAGGTGGCATACGTGACGGGGGCGGTCGGCGTGCGGGACTCGAAGGACAAGACGGGCCCGGCCCTGGTCTTCGCTCCCGGTGACTGGCACGCCTTCGTCGCCGGCACCAGGGGCGGTGTGTTCGACAAGGGCTGA